The Agrococcus carbonis sequence TACGCCCCGACGAGCCGCTTCGGTCACCCCGACGACCTGCGCTACCTCATCGACCGGCTCCACCGCGCCGGCTACGGGGTGCTCATGGACTGGGTGCCGGGCCACTTCCCGAAGGACGAGTGGGCGCTCGCGCGCTTCGACGGCCGTGCGCTCTACGAGCACCCCGATCCCCGCCGCGGCGACCAGCCGGACTGGGGCACGCACGTGTTCGACTTCGGTCGGCCCGAGGTCAAGAACTTCCTCGTCGCGAACGCCGTCTACTGGCTCGAGGAGTTCCACATCGACGGCCTGCGCGTCGACGCGGTCGCCTCGATGCTCTACCTCGACTACTCCCGCAAGGACGGCGAGTGGCTCCCGAACGTGCACGGCGGCCGCGAGCACCTCGAGGCGATCGCGCTGCTGCAGGAGGTCAACGCGACGGTCTACCGGCGCGTGCCCGGCATCGTCATGATCGCCGAGGAGTCGACGTCGTGGCCCGGCGTGACCAAGCCGACCGACGCATCCGGCCTCGGCTTCGGGCTCAAGTGGAACATGGGCTGGATGCACGACACGCTGCAGTACATGGCGGTCGACCCGATGTACCGCTCGCACCACCACCACGACATCACGTTCTCGTTCCTCTACGCGTTCTCGGAGCAGTTCATGCTGCCGATCAGCCACGACGAGGTCGTGCACGGCAAGGGCTCGCTGCTCGGCAAGATGCCGGGCGACCAGTGGCAGAAGCTCGCCTCGGTGCGCGCCTACCTGACCTTCATGTGGGGGCACCCGGGCAAGCAGCTGCTCTTCATGGGGCAGGAGTTCGGGCAGCCGAGCGAGTGGAGCGAGGCGCGCGGGCTCGACTGGTGGATCCTCGACCAGCCGGTGCACCGCGGGCTCATGGGGCTCGTGTCGCAGCTCAACCGCATCTACCGCGAGACGCCGGCCCTGTGGCTGCGCGACAACGAGCCGGGCGGCTTCGAGTGGATCGACGGCGGCAACTCCGCCGACAACCTGCTCGCGTTCCTGCGCTGGGGCGCCGATGGCGATCCCGTCGCCGTGGTCGTGAACTTCTCGGGCCGGCCCGTCGAGGGCTACCGGCTCGGGCTGCCGAGCGCGGGCGCGTGGCAGGAGGTGCTGAACTCGGATGCGGTGGAGTTCGGCGGATCCGGCGTCGGCAACCTCGGCACGGTGCACGCGGTCGACGAGCCCTGGGGCGGTCGCCCGGCGTCGGCCACGATCACGGTGCCGCCGCTCGCGGGCCTGCTGCTGCGCCCCGCCTCGCCGTAGGTCGAGGAGCGCGCGCCGCAGGCGCACGCGTCACGAGACCGGAGCCCGCGAGGCCCGCAGGTCGAGGAGCGCGCCGGCGCAGTCGGCACGCGTCACGAGACCGCAGCCCGCGCACCCGCAGGTCGAGGAGCGCGCGCCGCAGGCGCACGCGTCACGAGACCGCAGCCCGCGAGGCCCGCAGGTCGAGGAGCGCGCCGGCGCAGCCGGCACGCGTCACGAGACCGCAGCCCGCGATCTCCACGCTCAATACAGCAGCGTCGTCAGCCGCTTCCGCGCCGCGTTCACCCGCGGGTCGTCGAGCCCCACGATCTCGAACAGGTCGAGGAGCCGCAGCCGCACGTCCTGCTTCTCGTCACCGCTGAGCGTGCCCAGCAGCTCGAGCATCCGCCCGAAGGCGTCCTCGACGTGGCCGCCGGAGAGGTCGAGGTCGGCGACGAGCATCTGCGCCTCGACGTCGCTCGGCGACGACGCGGCGGCCGAGCGGATCTCCTCCGCAGCCTTGCCCTGCAGCCGGGAGAGCAGCCGCACCTGCGCGAGGCCCGCGATCGCGTCGGCGTCGCGCGGGTTCTGCGCGATCGACTTCTCGAACGCGGCGATCGCGGCGTCGAGGTCGCCGGCGTCGATCGCGTCGTACGCCTCCTGGTGCAGCGGCGGCACGGGCTCGGGCGCGGGCTCGGCCGGCTGCTCGCCGTCGCCCACCGGCACGGTGCCCGTGATGCCCTGCTGCGCCGCGAACTCGAGCACCTGCGCGAGCACGTCCTGCAGCTGGTCCTCGGGGAGCGCGCCGCTGAACAGCGGCGCGGGGCGGCCTCCGATCACGGCCGCGACCGTCGGCACCGACTGCGCCTGGAACGCCTGCACGATCTGCGGGCTGCGGTCGGCGTCCGCCTTCGCGAGCACGAGCCTGCCGCGCTGCGCCGTCACGAGCCGCTCGAGCACCGGCGCGAGCTGCGCGCTCGGCTCGCTCCAGCTCGCGACGATCGCGAGGATGACCGGCACGCGGTCGGAGAGCTCGACGAGCGACGCCATGTCGGCGTCGGTGATGTCGATCACGACGCCGGGAGCGGCACCGCCGGTGGCCGAGCCGCCCGCGGCCTGCTGCGGTGCCTGCGCCTGCTGGTGCCGCGCCGCGAGCGCCGACAGGTCGACGGCTCCGGCGATCGATGCGGGCATGGACTCCTGCGTCATCATCCGACCTCTCTCGCGTCCAGGAGCGACTGTGCGAACCCGACGACCTGGATCTGCGCGCCCTCGGGCGCATCGGCCGGCGGCACCGCGAACAGCACCTGGATCTGGTACGTCTGCTCGATGCCGCGCGTCGACGATTCGACGCCGGCGAGGATCGCCGGGCCCGCCTGGGCCTCGACCTCGACGCCCTCCTCGGCCGGGGTCGTGCGCTGCGTCTCGGTGAACGAGGTCGCCAGCAGCGCGCCCCCCTCGTTCGTCACGAGCATGAGCGGTGCCTGCTCGTCCTCATCCGCGAACCACTCGAGGTCGGTGAGCTCGTACTCGGGCTTCGCCCGCTGCTCGTCCTTCCAGGCCTTGCCGATCTGCTCCCGCAGGGCATCGCCCTCCTCCTGGAACCAGGAGGCGTACTCGGAGTCCTCGCCGTTGATGAGCACGTCGGCGTACGCCATCGTCACCTCGTCCGGGCGGCGCTGGAGCAGCGGGGTGTCGCCCGGCAGGCTCGCGGCACCGATCGTGGGGCTCGCGACCGCCGGCACCTGCACGCCGGAGGCGAGGGTCGCCTGGTAGACGAGGCGGTAGGGCTCTCGGGCGTCGGTCTGGCGGAAGACGAGCGTCGACTGGGCGCGCGCGGAGTCCTCCCACGCGACGACGGCCATGACGGTGCGCGGCCAGGTCTCGGTCTGCTGCGGCAGCAGGAGCTGCACCTCGCCGTCGGGTATCCCGAGCAGCGGCTCGATCTCGTCGCTCTCGCCGCGCACCTCGTAGTTCGTCCTGCGCGCGTCGAGCACCGGGCCGGCGGTGCGGCGCTCGGCGAGCCCGAGGTCGCGGTCGGCGTCGGCCTGGGCGACCACCTCGCGCGTGTCCTCGAGCACGCGGGAGAACTGCTGCTCGGTGAGCGCGACGGGCGGCAGCGTCTCCTCGATGCTCGTCGGCGTCGGCACGGTCTCGGTCGCGCTCGGCTCGCCGCCGGGCCAGTACTGCGGCCCGCAGCCGGTCAGCGCGATCGCGGCGAGCGCGGGCAGCGCGACGATGCCGAGGCGGCGCCGAGCGGGGGATGCTGCGCGCGGCGCGCGCCCCTCGCCGCGCTCGGGCGCGCCCTCGGCGGGCGGCTCCTGCGCGGGCGCCGCTTCGTCGACCGGCGCGTCCGCGCTCCGGTCGGTCGGCGCGTCCGCGCTCCGGTCGGTCGGCTCGATCGCGGGGTCGCTCGGCCGCACGGCGCGCTCGGGGAGCGGCAGCCCCGCGCGCGCGTCGCGCGCGAGCGCTCGGCGCTCGGCGCGGCTCAGCTCTCGGTGCGAGCGCCGCTGCGGCCCGCGGCTGCGCCGGTGACGCCGGAGCGCCAGCAGGAAGAGCACGAGCGCGAGCGCGAGGAACACGAGCCCGGCGGTGATGAGCGGCCCGAAGAGCGGCGTCTTCGCGTCGAACGGCCACTCGACGCGCACGTCCGCCGGCGCCGCGGCGCCCGGCTCGCCCTGGATGGCCATCGAGAAGCCGACCGGCAGGTCGATCGCGAACTGCACGCGGCCGTCGCCCTCGTGCTCCTCGATCCACATGTCGCTGCCGAGCAGCGACGGGAGCGGGTCGTCGGCCCCCGACACCTCGTCGAGCGTGAGGGCATCCGCCTCGCCGAGCTGCGCGACCGCGTGCTCCGCGTCGCCGACCCATCCGAGCACGTCGTGGTCACGGCCGACGACCGCCGTGACGGGGCCGTCGTCGGTGATCGTCACGGTCTGGCGGCCGTCATGCTGATCCATGGTCTCGCCGCTGATGACGATCAGCTGCGCGTCGGTCGACTGCTCGAGCTGCGAGACGATGGTCTCGGGAGGCGCCCAGAAGGTGCGCTGGCCGATGCCGAGGCCGAGCAGGACGAGCGAGATCACGAGGCTCACAGCCGCGAGGATGTATCGCACGAGTCAGAGGTCCTTTCACCATCGCCGGGGAGGATGGCGGGCCGTCGATCGGGAACCGCGTCCGGCAGGCAAGCCTCCAGGGTACCGGAGTGGCGGCCTCGAGCGCCAACCCCCTGCCGCGCGACGGACCGCGCGCCTCGGCTGGCGCGCCGGGAGCCGCCCCTAGGATGCGGATGTGACGATCAGGAACGGCTTCCTCCTCGGGCTCCTCGGCGGCCTCGGCGTGCTGCTGGCGATCGCGATCGGCACCGCGGTGCAGCAGATCAGCACCGTGCTCGTGTGGGCGTTCGCCGGCATCTTCCTCGCGCTCGGCGTCGAGCCCGTGATCCAGTTCCTCATCCGTCGCCGGGTGCCGCGCTGGGGCGCCGTGCTCATCGTCTTCGCCGTCATCCTCGCGGTGCTGGTGGGAGCCGCGTGGCTCATCGTGCCCACGATCGCCGCGCAGTTCGGCCTCCTCGTGCAGTCGATCGTCGAGGAGATCGAGGGCGGCGCGTTCGAGGGCTTCCTCGCGTGGGTGCGCTCGACGTTCCCGGGGTTCGACATCGATCTCGCCCTCACGCAGCTCGAGGACGCGCTCACCGACTTCAACACGTGGTCGACCGTGCCGCCGTTCGTCGCCGACCTCGCCGCCGCGGTCGTCGCGGCGGTCGGACAGGTCGCCTTCACGATCGGCGGCCTGCTCATCGTGGTCGTGCTGATGCTGTACTTCACGGGCTCGCTGCCCGCGCTGAAGTCCGGCATGTACCGCCTCGTGCCGGCGTCGTCGCGGCCGAAGTTCATCGAGATCGCCGAGCAGATCATGCGCTCGGTCGGCCGCTTCGTGCTCGGGCAGGGCGCGCTCGGGCTGCTCAACGGCGTGCTGTCGTTCATCATGCTCTCGGTCGTCGGCTCGGAGCTCGCGGTCGTCTACGCCTTCATCGCCCTCATCGCCTCGACGATCCCCCTCATCGGCACGATCTCGGCCTCGGTGCTCATCTCGCTGCTCGTGCTGCTGCTCGACGGCCCGCAGACGGCGCTCCCGGTGGCGATCTACTACCTCGTCTACATGCAGCTCGAGGCCTACGTCATCAGCCCGCAGATCATGAACCGCGCGGTCAAGGTGCCGGGGGTGGTCGTCGTGCTCTCCGCGCTCATCGGCGGCACCCTGCTCGGCATCCTCGGTGCGCTCGTGGCGATCCCGGTCGCCGCGGCCATCCAGCTGATCCTCAAGGAGGTCATCATCCCGAGGCAGGACGCGAAGTAGCGCCCACGGCGGTCAGCTCGCGCGCCAGCAGCCCGAGTGCCAGTGGCGCCGCTGCTCGACGGCGCGGTCGCCGAAGATGGAGTCCGCGGGCCAGACGACCACGTGGGCCGTGCCCTGCGCGACCGTGCCGCCGCATCCGGGGCACGTGTAGTCCTTCACGGCGTTGCCCGACGACATCGGCTGGACGTGCCACTCCCCCGCGCGACGGCGCTCGATGCGCGCGGCGCCGAGCATGAGACGGTCGACGTCGAGCGGCACGTAGGGCTGCGCGCGACGCTTCGGCCGCCGCGACGGCATCAGTACCAGCCGACCTGCTGCGAGTGGCCCCAGGCGCCGCACGGCGTGCCGTAGCGGCCGGCGATGTAGCCGAGGCCCCAGGAGATCTGCGTGCGGGGGTTGGTCTGCCAGTCGGCGCCCGCGGTCGCCATCTTCGAACCGGGCAGCGCCTGCGGGATGCCGTACGCGCCGCTCGAGCGGTTCTGCGCGTACACGTTCCAGTTCGACTCCTTCTGCCACAGGTTGTAGAGGCAGGAGTACTGGTCGTCGCCCCAGCCGCGCGCGTGCACCATCTCGCGGGCGATCGCCTGCGCGCTCCCGGGGTTGGGCGCGGCGACCGTGGGGATGGCGATCGAGGCAGCTGCCTGGCCGCCGGCGGCCGCCGGGGCCGCGACCGGCTCGGGCGTCGGGGTCGGCGTGGGCGTCGGCGTGTGCACGATGATCTGGTCGCGCACGAGCGCCGCCTGCTCACCCGTGACGGCGTCGAGCGCCTGTCCGGGGCGCTGCTCGCTCGGCAGCGACGCCGGCTCGGCCATCACCTGGCTGCCGGGGCTCGCCGCGAGGGAGACCATCACGAAGCCCGCTGCCGCGAGGAGCGACAGGCCCGAGAGCACGCCTCGCGTGCGCGTCGAGCGCGCGGATGCGGTGGCGGAGCGGGTGAACACGAGGATCGACAGTATCACGGAACGGTAACGAAGCCGAGGGGCGTCGTCAGCGGACCGCCAGCATCAGGCTCACGACGGTGTCGAGCAGGGCGTCGACCTCGTCCTCGTCGTAGCCGCCGAACTGCGCGTCGAACTGCACGGTGCGCACCTCGCGCGCCGTCATGTCGGGGCCGTCCTCGAGGTAGGCGGCGACGCGCGCGGCGAAGCGGTCGACCTCGGGCACGCGATAGCCGCGCGAGATGCGGCTCACCCGGCGGAACCGCTCGCCGTCGGGCCTGCGCAGCTGCTCGAGGGTCGCCTGCGCGCGCTCGCGCACCTTGGCGTACCACTGCTGCTCGCCGTGCTCGAGGATGCCGCGCTCGTGCTCGCGGCGCGCGAAGGCCTCCTCGAGCCGCTCGAGCGCGGCGTCGACGTGGGCCGGCGAGTAGCCGCCCTTCTGCATGCCGAAGCTCGTGCGGCGGATGGCGGACGAGTCGATCGCCGTCGCCGCCCTGGCGTCGGTCGCGTACGCACGACGAGCGTCCTCGAGGAAGTCCTCGACCTGCTCGATGTCGTAGCCCAGCTGCGACCTGCGGGCTCTCGGGAACGTGCTCATCGTCTCCATCATGCCAGCGGCGCCGTGCCGCTCACGAGTGCGTGACCTGGAAGAGCGCCATCATGACGACGGCGCTCGGCAGGATCGAGTCGAGCCGGTCGAGGAACCCGCCGTGCCCCGGGAGGAACGAGCCGATGTCCTTGATCCCGAGATCCCGCTTGATGATCGACTCCGCGAGGTCGCCGACGGTCGCGCTCGCGACGAGCAGCGCCGCCAGGATGAACCCGAACCACCACTCCTGCCCGAGCATCCACACCGAGAGGGCGATGCCGGCGCCGGTCGCGAGCACCGCGCCGCCGAGGAGGCCCTCCCACGTCTTGCCGGGGCTGATGCGCGGGGCGAGCTTGTGCTTGCCGAGCCAGACGCCCGCGGCGAGCGCGCCCGTGTCGATCACCGTCGTCATGATGATCATCGCGAGCGTCCACCACTGCCCGCCGTCCTGCGACGTCAGCAGCACCGTGAAGGCGCCGAGCACCGCGACGTAGGCGATGCAGAGCGCGCCCGCCGTCACGTCGGCGAAGACCGCGCCCGCGCCCGAGCGCGTCGACGGGTCGACCAGCTCGACGAGGCGCACGATCGCGACGATGCCGATCGCGCCGAGCGTGGACCACCACATGCCCGCCGCGCCGAAGTACCACGTGATGGGCACGATCGCGCAGCCGAGCAGCACGAGCGGCACGCGCGGCACGTCGCGACCCGCGAAGCGCAGCGCGCTCGCGAGCTCGTAGAGCGCGAAGCCGATGAGCACGGTCGCGAACGCCATGAACAGCGTCTTGACCCACAGCAGGCTCGCGAGCAGCGCACCGCCGAGCACGAGCGCGATGCCGATCGCCGCGGCCAGGTCGCGGCCGGTGCGCTTGTTGACGCGCTCGCGGGTGGCTTCGATCTGGTCGCGGGCTGCGTGGATCTGCGCCTGGATCTGCGCCTCGATCTCGGCGGCGCTCCGATGCTCGCGTCGCATGCGTCGCCTCCCGACCTCCTCGTCAGACCTCGAGGAGCTCGGACTCCTTCTTCTTGAGCGCCTCGTCGATGCCCTCGACGGCCTGCTTCGTCGCGGCCTCGAGCTCCTTCTCGGCGCGCGCGATCTCGTCGTCGCCCACCTCGCCCTTGAGCTTGTCGAGGTCGGTCATGGCCTGGCGGCGCACGTTGCGCACCGCGACGCGGGCCTGCTCGGCCTTGTCCTTGACGATCTTGACGTAGTCGCGGCGGCGCTCCTCGGTGAGCTCCGGCATCACGATGCGCACGATCGAGCCGTCGTTCGAGGGGGTCACGCCCAGGTGCGGCGCGGCGACGATCGCGCGCTCGATCTCCTTGAGCGCGCTCTTGTCGAAGGGGGTGATGACGAGCGTGCGCGCATCCGGCTGCTGGAAGGACGCGAGCTGCACGAGCGGCGTCGGCGAGCCGTAGTAGTCGACCTGCAGCCGCTGGAACAGGGCGGGGTTCGCCCGACCTGCGCTCACGGTCTGGAAGTCGTCCTTCGCGACCTCGATCGACTGCGTCATCTTCTCCTTGGCCGAAGCCAGAACGTCGCTGATCACGTGGTTCCTTCCCTCAGGGTCGAGTGTATCCGCGGGCGCCGTGGATCAGGCGCGCACGAGCGTGCCGACGGGCTCGCCGAGGATGGCGCGGCGCAGCTGCCCGTCGCCCTCCATGCCGAACACGCGCATGGGCATGCGGTTGTCCATGCAGAGGCTGAACGCCGTGGAGTCGACCACCTTGAGGCCCTGCACGAGCGCATCCTGGTAGGTGATCTCGTCGTAGCGGGTCGCCGCGGGGTCGCGCTTCGGGTCGGCGGAGTAGACGCCGTCGACGCCGTTCTTCGCGACGAGCACCTGGTCGGCGCCGATCTCGAGCGCGCGCTGCGCCGACACGGTGTCGGTCGAGAAGTACGGGAGCCCCGCGCCGGCGCCGAAGATGACGACGCGGCCCTTCTCGAGGTGCCGCTCGGCCTTGCGCGGGATGTACGGCTCGGCGACCTGCGTCATCTGGATCGCGGACTGGACCCGCGTCTCGGCGCCCGCCTGCTCGAGGAAGTCCTGCAGCGCGAGCGCGTTCATCACGGTGCCGAGCATGCCCATGTAGTCGGCGCGCCCGCGCTCCATGCCGCGTTGGCTGAGCTCCGCGCCGCGGAAGAAGTTGCCGCCGCCGACGACGACCGCGATCTCGACGGTGGCCGCGGCCTCGGCGATCTGCTTCGCGATCGCCTGCACGACGTCGGGGTCGACCCCGAGGCTGCCGGCGCCGAACGCCTCGCCCGAGAGCTTCAGGAGGACTCGACGGCGCGGCTGTGCTGGCATGGGCTCCTCCTGGGGTCGCGGCCCGGTCCGGACCGTGCACGAGCCTACCGCGTGCGCGTCCGGCGAGACGACGGAGGCCGGGGTCTCCCCCGGCCTCCGTGACGTGCTGCAGCTGGTTACGCGCCGACCTTGAAGCGGGCGAACGAGGTGACGGTGAGGCCCGCGGCCTCGAGCACCTTCGCGACCGACTGCTTGTTGTCGCGCGCGTAGTCCTGGTCGACCAGGACCATCTGCTTGAAGAAGCCGTTGAGGCGGCCCTCGATGATCTTCGGCAGGGCGGCCTCGGGCTTGCCCTCGCCGCGAGCGATCTCGGTGACGAGCTCGCGCTCCTTCTCGACCTGGTCGGCCGGCACCTCGTCGCGCGTGACGTACGCCGGGTCGAACATGGCGATGTGCTGCGCGACCGCGCGAGCGGTCTCGGAGTCGTCGCCCGTGTAGCCGACGACCACGCCGACCTGCGGGGGCAGGTCCTTCGACGTGCGGTGCAGGTAGACGGCCTGGGCCGGCGCCTCGATGCGAGCGACCTTGGTCAGCTCGATCTTCTCGCCGATGGTCGCCGCCTGCTCCTCGATGATGGACTGCACGGTGCCCGACTCGGCCGGAGCCGCGAGCGCGGCCTGCAGGTCGGCGGCACCCGCCGCGGCGACCGCCTCGACGACGCGGTCGGCGAGCGCGATGAACTTCTCGTTCTTCGCGACGAAGTCGGTCTCGCAGCCGAGCGCGATCATCGTCACGGCGCCATCGCCCTCGGCGACGGCGACGAGGCCCTCGCTCGTGGAGCGGTCGGCGCGCTTCGCGTTGCCCTTGGCGCCCTTGAGGCGGAGGATCTCGGTCGCCTTCTCGACGTCGCCGCCGGCCTCCTCGAGGGCTGCCTTCGTGTCGCTCATGCCGGTGCCGAGCTGCTCGCGCAGCATCTTGAGGTCGGCGATGCTGATGGTGGCCATGCTGCTCCTCAGTTCTTCTCGGACGCGGTGGCGTCCTCGGTGGTCTCGGCCGGGGCCGCGGCGGGTTCCTCGGCGGCGGGCTCCTCGGCGGGCGCCTCAGTGGCGGGGGCCTCTGCGGCGGCCTCGGCAGCCGGCGCCTCAGCGGCAGCGGGCTCCTCGGCGGCGGGGGCGGCGGCCTGCTGCTCGAGCAGCTCGCGCTCCCACTCGGCCATCGGCTCGGCCTGGGCGTCGCCGCCGCCGTGGCGCTGCATGAGGCCCTCGGCGGCCGCGTCGGCCACGATCTTCGTCAGCAGGGCGACGGAGCGGATCGCGTCGTCGTTGCCGGGGATCGGGTACTGCGCGTCGTCGGGGTCGCAGTTCGTGTCGAGGATGGCGATGACCGGGATGCCCAGCTTCTTCGCCTCGTCGACCGCGAGGTGCTCCTTGTTCATGTCGACGACCCAGAGCGCCGACGGGGTGCGCTGCAGGTTGCGGATGCCGCCGAGCGACTTCTGCAGCTTCTCGAGCTCGCGGCGCTTGAGCAGCAGCTCCTTCTTGGTGTAGACCGAGGTGTCCTCGAAGTCGAGCTCCTCGAGCTCCTTCATGCGGCTCAGGCGCTTCGAGATCGTGTTGAAGTTGGTGAGCAGGCCACCGAGCCAGCGCTGGTTGACGTAGGGCTGGCCCACGCGCGTCGCCTGCTCGGCGATCGACTCCTGCGCCTGCTTCTTGGTGCCGACGAAGAGCACGCTGCCGCCGTGGGCGACGGTCTCCTTGACGAAGTCGTACGCCTTGTCGATGTAGGCGAGCGACTGCTGCAGGTCGATGATGTAGATGCCGGAGCGCTCGGTGAAGATGAAGCGCTTCATCTTGGGGTTCCAGCGACGGGTCTGGTGCCCGAAGTGCACGCCGCTGTCGAGCAGCTGGCGGGTGGTGACGACGGCCATGGCCGCCTCCTTCTTCTGTTGCGGTTGCCGGCGCGGCCGGGTGGCCGAGCCCCTGGCGCCCTGACCCGGCCCCACCAGCTGCGCGGGCACGAGGGCTCGGCAGCTGGACCGTTGGGACTGGAGTCGCGATGGACGCGCGAAGTCATCGCACAAGCGATGCCCTCCTATGCTACATGCCCCGGGCGCTCGCAGCGCGGCACCGCTCTCCACCGACCGAGGCGGCCGCGGCACGCGCACGCACCGCATCCGTGCACCATGGCCGGCATGCGCATCCTCGCCCTCCTCGCGGTGCTCGCGGCCGCGCCCTGGCTGTGGCCGGTCGAGCCGCACGACGTGGTGCGCGCGTTCGACGCGCCCGCTTCGCCGTACGGCCCGGGCCACCGCGGCGTCGACCTCGCGAGCCTCGAGGGCGCGACCGTCGTCGCACCCGCCGATGGCGTCGTGCGCTTCGCCGGGCCGGTCGCCGGGCGCCCCGTGCTCTCGATCGAGCATGCAGACGGGCTCGTATCGAGCTTCGAGCCCGTCGAGCCGCTCGTCGCGGCGGGCGACGCGGTCTCGCGCGGCGATCCGATCGGCGTGCTCCAGGCCGGTCACGCCGCGGGTGGCGCGCGGCTCCACCTCGGGGCACGGCTGCACGGCGCCTACGTCGACCCGCTGCCGCTGCTCGGGATCGAGCGCCCCGTGCTGCTGCCGGCCGACTCCGTCAAGCGCGGCGACCGAGGTCGTCGTGGCGGCGCTCGAGCACGCCGCCGAGCTGCGGGTGGCGGCTGCGGGCGGGGCGCAGGCGGCCGCGCGTCAGGCCCGCGGGTGCGCGGTGCGGTAGGCCTCCGCGAGGCGCTCGAGCGAGACGTGCGTGTAGATCTGCGTCGTGCCGAGGCTCGCGTGCCCGAGCATCTCCTGCACCGCGCGCAGGTCGGCGCCGCCGTCGAGCAGGTGGGTCGCCGCCGTGTGCCGCAGCGTGTGGGGCCCGTGCGGTCCCGAGCCCGGCGTCGCCTCGAGCAGCCCGGTGACGAGCTCGTGCACGCGCCGCTGCCCGAGCCGGCCGCCGCGCGCGCCGAGGAAGAGCGCCGGATGCGGCTTCGACGCGTCCGCGAGGTGCGGGCGGCCGGTGCGCATCCAGTCGAGCACCGCGTCGAGCGCGGGCCGCCCGAACGGGACGACGCGCTCCTTCGAGCCCTTGCCCGTGACGCGCACCGTGAGCCGCTCGAGGTCGACGTCGTCGACGTCGAGGCCCACGAGCT is a genomic window containing:
- the rpsB gene encoding 30S ribosomal protein S2: MAVVTTRQLLDSGVHFGHQTRRWNPKMKRFIFTERSGIYIIDLQQSLAYIDKAYDFVKETVAHGGSVLFVGTKKQAQESIAEQATRVGQPYVNQRWLGGLLTNFNTISKRLSRMKELEELDFEDTSVYTKKELLLKRRELEKLQKSLGGIRNLQRTPSALWVVDMNKEHLAVDEAKKLGIPVIAILDTNCDPDDAQYPIPGNDDAIRSVALLTKIVADAAAEGLMQRHGGGDAQAEPMAEWERELLEQQAAAPAAEEPAAAEAPAAEAAAEAPATEAPAEEPAAEEPAAAPAETTEDATASEKN